A window of the Microtus pennsylvanicus isolate mMicPen1 chromosome 4, mMicPen1.hap1, whole genome shotgun sequence genome harbors these coding sequences:
- the Cxxc1 gene encoding CXXC-type zinc finger protein 1 isoform X1, protein MEGDGSDLEPPDAGEDSKSENGENAPIYCICRKPDINCFMIGCDNCNEWFHGDCIRITEKMAKAIREWYCRECREKDPKLEIRYRHKKSRERDGSERDGSEPRDEGGGRKRPASDPDLQRRAGSGTGVGTMLARGSASPHKSSPQPLVATPSQHHQQQQQIKRSARMCGECEACRRTEDCGHCDFCRDMKKFGGPNKIRQKCRLRQCQLRARESYKYFPSSLSPVTPSEALPRPRRPPPTQQQPQPSQKLGRIREDEGTVLSSVVKELPEATATPEPLSDEDLALDPDLYQDFCAGAFDDHGLPWMSDTEESPFMDPALRKRAVKVKHVKRREKKSEKKVMERKEERYKRHRQKQKHKDKWKHPERADAKDPASLPQCLGPGCVRAAQPGSKYCSDDCGMKLAANRIYEILPQRIQQWQQSPCIAEEHGKKLLERIRREQQSARTRLQEMERRFHELEAIILRAKQQAVREDEENNENDSDDTDLQIFCVSCGHPINPRVALRHMERCYAKYESQTSFGSMYPTRIEGATRLFCDVYNPQSKTYCKRLQVLCPEHSRDPKVPADEVCGCPLVRDVFELTGDFCRLPKRQCNRHYCWEKLRRAEVDLERVRVWYKLDELFEQERNVRTAMTNRAGLLALMLHQTIQHDPLTTDLRSSADR, encoded by the exons ATG GAAGGAGATGGTTCCGACTTGGAGCCCCCAGATGCTGGGGAGGACAGCAAGTCTGAGAATGGGGAGAACGCTCCCATCTACTGCATCTGCCGCAAACCGGACATCAACTGCTTCATGAT TGGCTGTGATAACTGCAATGAGTGGTTCCATGGGGACTGCATCCGGATCACTGAGAAGATGGCCAAGGCCATCCGCGAATGGTACTGTCGGGAGTGCCGAG AGAAGGACCCGAAGTTGGAGATTCGTTATCGGCACAAAAAGTCCCGGGAGCGGGATGGCAGTGAGCGGGACGGCAGTGAGCCCCGGGATGAGGGAGGAGGGCGCAAGAGGCCTGCTTCAGATCCAGACCTGCAGCGCCGGGCAGGGTCAGGGACAGGGGTTGGGACCATGCTTGCTCGGGGCTCTGCTTCGCCCCACAAATCGTCTCCACAGCCCTTGGTGGCCACACCTAGCCAG catcaccagcagcagcagcagatcaaACGGTCAGCCCGAATGTGTGGTGAGTGTGAGGCGTGCCGGCGTACCGAGGACTGTGGCCACTGCGACTTCTGCCGTGACATGAAGAAGTTTGGGGGCCCCAACAAGATCCGGCAGAAGTGCCGGCTTCGTCAGTGTCAGCTGCGGGCACGG GAATCGTACAAGTACTTCCCTTCCTCG CTCTCGCCGGTGACGCCCTCAGAGGCCCTGCCAAGGCCCCGCCGGCCACCACCCACTCAACAGCAGCCGCAGCCATCGCAGAAGCTGGGGCGCATCCGTGAAGATGAGGGGACAGTGTTGTCATCGGTGGTTAAGGAGCTACCAGAGGCTACAGCCACACCGGAGCCCCTTTCAGATGAGGACCTGGCACTGGACCCTGATCTCTACCAGGACTTCTGCGCGGGGGCCTTTGATGACCATGGCCTA CCCTGGATGAGTGACACAGAGGAGTCCCCCTTCATGGACCCTGCCCTGAGGAAACGGGCAGTCAAAGTGAAGCACGTGAAACGTCGCGAGAAGAAGTCTGAAAAGAAGGTGATGGAGAGG AAGGAGGAGAGATATAAACGGCATCGACAGAAGCAGAAGCATAAAGACAAATGGAAACACCCAGAAAGGGCTGATGCCAAGGACCCTGCATCACTACCGCAGTGCCTGGGGCCTGGCTGTGTGCGTGCTGCCCAGCCTGGTTCCAAGTATTGTTCAGATGACTGTGGCATGAAGCTGGCAGCCAA CCGCATCTATGAGATCCTCCCCCAGCGCATCCAGCAGTGGCAGCAAAGCCCCTGCATTGCCGAAGAGCATGGCAAGAAGCTCCTTGAACGCATCCGCCGTGAGCAGCAGAGTGCCCGCACTCGTCTCCAGGAGATGGAGCGCAGGTTCCACGAGCTTGAGGCCATCATTCTTCGAGCTAAGCAGCAGGCTGTGCGTGAGGACGAGGAG AACAACGAGAATGACAGCGACGACACAGACCTGCAGATCTTCTGCGTCTCCTGTGGGCATCCCATCAACCCACGTGTTGCCTTGCGCCACATGGAGCGTTGCTATGCCAAG TATGAAAGCCAGACATCCTTTGGGTCCATGTACCCCACACGCATTGAAGG GGCTACCCGACTCTTCTGTGATGTCTACAATCCCCAGAGCAAAACGTACTGTAAGCGGCTCCAGGTGCTATGTCCTGAGCACTCACGGGACCCCAAA GTGCCAGCTGATGAGGTCTGTGGGTGTCCACTTGTACGTGATGTCTTTGAGCTCACGGGTGACTTCTGCCGCCTGCCCAAGCGCCAGTGCAATCGCCATTATTGCTGGGAGAAGCTTCGGCGTGCAGAAGTGGACTTGGAGCGTGTTCGGGTG TGGTACAAGCTGGACGAGCTGTTTGAGCAGGAACGGAATGTTCGCACAGCCATGACCAACCGAGCAGGATTACTTGCCCTGATGCTGCACCAAACAATCCAACATGACCCACTCACTACCGACCTTCGATCTAGTGCTGACCGCTGA
- the Cxxc1 gene encoding CXXC-type zinc finger protein 1 isoform X2: MEGDGSDLEPPDAGEDSKSENGENAPIYCICRKPDINCFMIGCDNCNEWFHGDCIRITEKMAKAIREWYCRECREKDPKLEIRYRHKKSRERDGSERDGSEPRDEGGGRKRPASDPDLQRRAGSGTGVGTMLARGSASPHKSSPQPLVATPSQHHQQQQQIKRSARMCGECEACRRTEDCGHCDFCRDMKKFGGPNKIRQKCRLRQCQLRARESYKYFPSSLSPVTPSEALPRPRRPPPTQQQPQPSQKLGRIREDEGTVLSSVVKELPEATATPEPLSDEDLALDPDLYQDFCAGAFDDHGLPWMSDTEESPFMDPALRKRAVKVKHVKRREKKSEKKKEERYKRHRQKQKHKDKWKHPERADAKDPASLPQCLGPGCVRAAQPGSKYCSDDCGMKLAANRIYEILPQRIQQWQQSPCIAEEHGKKLLERIRREQQSARTRLQEMERRFHELEAIILRAKQQAVREDEENNENDSDDTDLQIFCVSCGHPINPRVALRHMERCYAKYESQTSFGSMYPTRIEGATRLFCDVYNPQSKTYCKRLQVLCPEHSRDPKVPADEVCGCPLVRDVFELTGDFCRLPKRQCNRHYCWEKLRRAEVDLERVRVWYKLDELFEQERNVRTAMTNRAGLLALMLHQTIQHDPLTTDLRSSADR, from the exons ATG GAAGGAGATGGTTCCGACTTGGAGCCCCCAGATGCTGGGGAGGACAGCAAGTCTGAGAATGGGGAGAACGCTCCCATCTACTGCATCTGCCGCAAACCGGACATCAACTGCTTCATGAT TGGCTGTGATAACTGCAATGAGTGGTTCCATGGGGACTGCATCCGGATCACTGAGAAGATGGCCAAGGCCATCCGCGAATGGTACTGTCGGGAGTGCCGAG AGAAGGACCCGAAGTTGGAGATTCGTTATCGGCACAAAAAGTCCCGGGAGCGGGATGGCAGTGAGCGGGACGGCAGTGAGCCCCGGGATGAGGGAGGAGGGCGCAAGAGGCCTGCTTCAGATCCAGACCTGCAGCGCCGGGCAGGGTCAGGGACAGGGGTTGGGACCATGCTTGCTCGGGGCTCTGCTTCGCCCCACAAATCGTCTCCACAGCCCTTGGTGGCCACACCTAGCCAG catcaccagcagcagcagcagatcaaACGGTCAGCCCGAATGTGTGGTGAGTGTGAGGCGTGCCGGCGTACCGAGGACTGTGGCCACTGCGACTTCTGCCGTGACATGAAGAAGTTTGGGGGCCCCAACAAGATCCGGCAGAAGTGCCGGCTTCGTCAGTGTCAGCTGCGGGCACGG GAATCGTACAAGTACTTCCCTTCCTCG CTCTCGCCGGTGACGCCCTCAGAGGCCCTGCCAAGGCCCCGCCGGCCACCACCCACTCAACAGCAGCCGCAGCCATCGCAGAAGCTGGGGCGCATCCGTGAAGATGAGGGGACAGTGTTGTCATCGGTGGTTAAGGAGCTACCAGAGGCTACAGCCACACCGGAGCCCCTTTCAGATGAGGACCTGGCACTGGACCCTGATCTCTACCAGGACTTCTGCGCGGGGGCCTTTGATGACCATGGCCTA CCCTGGATGAGTGACACAGAGGAGTCCCCCTTCATGGACCCTGCCCTGAGGAAACGGGCAGTCAAAGTGAAGCACGTGAAACGTCGCGAGAAGAAGTCTGAAAAGAAG AAGGAGGAGAGATATAAACGGCATCGACAGAAGCAGAAGCATAAAGACAAATGGAAACACCCAGAAAGGGCTGATGCCAAGGACCCTGCATCACTACCGCAGTGCCTGGGGCCTGGCTGTGTGCGTGCTGCCCAGCCTGGTTCCAAGTATTGTTCAGATGACTGTGGCATGAAGCTGGCAGCCAA CCGCATCTATGAGATCCTCCCCCAGCGCATCCAGCAGTGGCAGCAAAGCCCCTGCATTGCCGAAGAGCATGGCAAGAAGCTCCTTGAACGCATCCGCCGTGAGCAGCAGAGTGCCCGCACTCGTCTCCAGGAGATGGAGCGCAGGTTCCACGAGCTTGAGGCCATCATTCTTCGAGCTAAGCAGCAGGCTGTGCGTGAGGACGAGGAG AACAACGAGAATGACAGCGACGACACAGACCTGCAGATCTTCTGCGTCTCCTGTGGGCATCCCATCAACCCACGTGTTGCCTTGCGCCACATGGAGCGTTGCTATGCCAAG TATGAAAGCCAGACATCCTTTGGGTCCATGTACCCCACACGCATTGAAGG GGCTACCCGACTCTTCTGTGATGTCTACAATCCCCAGAGCAAAACGTACTGTAAGCGGCTCCAGGTGCTATGTCCTGAGCACTCACGGGACCCCAAA GTGCCAGCTGATGAGGTCTGTGGGTGTCCACTTGTACGTGATGTCTTTGAGCTCACGGGTGACTTCTGCCGCCTGCCCAAGCGCCAGTGCAATCGCCATTATTGCTGGGAGAAGCTTCGGCGTGCAGAAGTGGACTTGGAGCGTGTTCGGGTG TGGTACAAGCTGGACGAGCTGTTTGAGCAGGAACGGAATGTTCGCACAGCCATGACCAACCGAGCAGGATTACTTGCCCTGATGCTGCACCAAACAATCCAACATGACCCACTCACTACCGACCTTCGATCTAGTGCTGACCGCTGA